Below is a window of Cucurbita pepo subsp. pepo cultivar mu-cu-16 unplaced genomic scaffold, ASM280686v2 Cp4.1_scaffold000492, whole genome shotgun sequence DNA.
AGGTAAGCTACAAAGACATACTATCTAATCACATTTTATGATACTCAACAATAACACTCGGTATCTTTTCAGTATGCAGGAGGTTTTGATTCGGAGGCTATAGTGGCTTTCGAAGGAATGAAGCAAGTTGGGCTGCAGcttaatcaaagaaaatagggTTCTTTGGTGATAAGTTATAGTTAACAGCACTTGTAAGAATCAACATTGCAGCAGACCCATTCAGAAAAGGGATGTAATATGAATGATTGAATGGGAAGTTCTATACACAATCAATCCTATGCTTATTGCAACTTATTCAAGTAAACACTATACATGGGAAAGGCCAAGGGACAGACCGAATCTCTTCTTCTATTCTCTTGACTTGCACCTTACACTTCCGCTAAGTCTAACGAGGCTCAGGTGCAGAGCCTATCACTATGGACTGAGACTAGCCAAAGGTAGAAGACCAAACCTTTTTTCTTAACTACTACTCCTACCACAGTTTAAGGAAAATAGCATAACAGCCTAAATAATCTTAGCTATCAAAAGAAAGTGATTAAATTGACCCCAAGGAACCAAACAATTGATTCTATCAAAAATAGGAGTCAAATATTCAACAGATGATCCTTTTTGGTATCCACTCCCCCACGAATCCAGGTATCCTAAATTCCTACATTTTGGTTCATTGAGCTTTGGACAAATATCCTAAATCCTTTTACCGTCCTAAATTCCTACATTCTGGTTTATTGAGCTATGGAAAACTTCCTCCAAACAATCAAATGGTTAGTTTTGATCAAAAATGCATTGCAATGCAATAATGAATCTATAAGGAATGTAATCGAATCTAGAAGTCCTGGAAACTTTTTTATCAGCTACATAATTCATTCACCAATAATTCCAAATTGAAACACCTTCAGAAGTTTGGCAACGGCTCATGTTTAAAGAGAATAGACACAGATAATATATGTCAAAGAATCCTAATCTAGCAGCCAAAAGCTAAATAATAAACCTATTATCGCAGAAGAACACAAGAAAGCTTATAAAACTCGATTGATAAAAACTATAAAGCTGGAAATCCAGTTCTCGATTAAAACAACTAAATGTATCGATCACATagcaattaaaaacaattcaaaacggtcaaacaataaaataaaaaactaaagatAACGTAAAGAAAACTAAACAGTAACCAAAACCCTAGGTCGAAACCATCCCTCAGACAATGGCCACTACTTCGATCTCTGCCTCATCTTTCGGCGCTTTCTCTTCAACCTcctcattctcttcttcttccactgCCCAGAAAACGAAATAGAAAACATCAGATCCCATAAAGCATCTCgaaaaatatgtaaaagtTCAAAACAAGTTGAATCCATTGATAGATCTTAAAATCAATTACCTTAGCTCTCATGGCGACGCGGCGAAAAAAGTCCGACTGCTCTCAGTGAATAATGGCTCGTCTCCAAATGCAAACGAACGGCTGAAGGAAGAAGGTTGGACACCGGAGAATCAACCAGCGATTTGCGACGATGCAGTAATTATatacaaaaccctaaatctaACTGGGCCGAAAATAGCAAATAGAACTCGGCCCATTAAGAGTTGGATTGAATCCCTTAGTGTCCACTAAGCAATATTAgcaaatatcaataataataataataataattaatttctaaaccttcaaaattatttaattctctcttcaatttattattaatttttcttttagtttatggataataaagttattagttatttatttttatttacgaTGTTAAACTCAATCCCGAGCTATTAACGTGCACTAAATAGTCCTTTGTAAGTCGTAGTTCatacttcatttcttcttttttgaatttcattgaatatttcaattttgcaatatatatttatacatgTATAGGTCGTGATATGACATGACTGACTCATATAACAGTTGGATGTAGATTcgataattttcattttcttattagCCACAGGATataaatttgagatattttttcattatatttaacGGTGAAAAACTGTCAGTCACATTGTGACAGTCTCACCAAATAATTTCTCTAATACAGTAACAATCATGTATATTaatataccattttttttccaacacGTCTAAACCTTTCTTAATAACTCAATTCATGAATATTGAAGATAGGAGATATACAATTCAAGAACGAGACGAGATTATAGAATACTCTAAGCAcgaaagaaaaccaaaatttaaagCTATTAGAACTATGTCTAtcattagatttaaaaaaaaaaattaagttttaaaaacccttaaaattaaaaaatattaagtttttaaaagtttaactaatacttttaaaaaaaagtttaaaaataccatttaatatcacatttcaaatatattaaaaaaaataaatataatattaaaaattttggagattAGGATGTAAATAGACCGTGATAACaactattttgaatattttttaaaataaaatttagagagtATTAATGCTACTTTTCAAAcgtcttaattttttttaaatataataataaccgtaatagtattatttatttcttctttttaattaaaaagtataacaaaacttttttaaattgaaagcTATTTTTGAAACCtagttaaaagttaaataatacttttaaaacaaaaaaacgaaGACACGAgcattattaaaacttttataagtttataaatattttaaaaattaaatataaaatttagatatatttttattaatttagctgtCACCGAAAAATAGTTGTGATAGGACAGTctttttattgtattattgTTGGGTAGCAACCAACAAATTATTGGTAATATAATGTCTGAGACATTATATTTAGGTCcttaattgaaattagagtgaaactcaattattaaatatacacctctataataataatattattattattaattaattacaaatattggaataaataaacaataaataaataaaaacccaaATTTAAAGCCAATAAGGTCTTGGGATTTTCCCTTCCAACATTAAtgtaacaattaaaaaaaaatcatatccaccgccgccgccgccacccgCCGCCGGTTGCCGTCGCCTTCACGAGCCCTCCATTTCAGCCACTTCTCTCTCcctatatttatatttaattattcatcaaattttaggGATTCTCTTAGTgtaaataaagagagagatagGTGAGTCGTACACGCAATAGTGAATAAATTATTCatctaataattgtaaaaTATGATTCTATTCATAAATGTATTCATTTAATGCGTCACATTATAAAATTACTCTCATTTCaatgtaaataaattaggggaaattatatttttggagttttttattttatttttttatctctttaattttaaaatgggtatTCGATTCGAGTACGTGTCCTAATTTTGAAACGACGACGAAACATCAAgaataatattatcatttttttttaaataaaagatatattttttaattttttaaaatttaagaaaatttggCATTACATAAATGTTGCGTTACCCGCAATTTAATCCTAAAAACGGAGGCcccatttttcaatattttatttcaccgaaaatatataaatacttttcaacattttaattttatttatatatatatatatatatatatatgttcgTTTTCAAATGCAACGCCATAAactctgcttcttcttcttcggccGGTAACGGCAACACTTCCTCTGCAACTTTTCTACTCCTTTCACCTCCATCAATGGCGTTCAATTCCACTTCACTCTCTGATTTCACTCAGAGCATTTTCTCCTACAACAGCAACGTCATTCTCGCCGCTCTCATATCTCTTCTCCTCGTCGTCCTCTTTGTCCTTCTCCTCCATGCCTACGCCAATTGTTTCTTCCCTCGGCCTCGCCACCGTCATGCTCAGCGGAGTTCCGTCACTGTCTCCTACGTCCTTGGACCGCCTCGCCTCTCGCGTTTCGAATCGATTCCGTTCGATTTAGGCTTCGCTCAGTCGAAAGGTCTTGACTCGTCTGTAATCTCTGCGATTCCTCTGTTCGTTTATGAATCGGAGGAGAAGAAGTGTGCAACGGTGATGGAGTGCGTGATTTGCCTCAGTGAATTTGAGGAACGAGAAATCGGACGGCGGTTGCCGATATGTAACCATGGATTTCACCTTGAATGCATCGATATGTGGTTGAATTCTCACGCGAATTGTCCTGTTTGTAGAGCGCCAGTAGTTGCAGAGGCGGTGGAATCTGGCGGGTTGAGCGGCGAGAGTGAAATCGGAGAAGAGATTGTAACGGAGGAGCGGACTAATTGTGAGATTCAGAGAAACGAGGAGCAAAACGGTcagtttcattcttcttcttcctcttcaagTTCTTCGACTGATCCGCCATTGATGTCGCTTGGAGCATCTTTGAAGCGAATGTTGAGTAGAAACAGATCGAATGGAAGGATTTTCCCCTCTTCCAATGGCGAtgaattaaatgtttgaataaGGAAGGAAGCATTGGATCCGCCATTTGTACAGATTTTTTGCTTCACTTTTTACATacatttcattaaattaaacttcTCTGC
It encodes the following:
- the LOC111785447 gene encoding RING-H2 finger protein ATL63-like; this translates as MAFNSTSLSDFTQSIFSYNSNVILAALISLLLVVLFVLLLHAYANCFFPRPRHRHAQRSSVTVSYVLGPPRLSRFESIPFDLGFAQSKGLDSSVISAIPLFVYESEEKKCATVMECVICLSEFEEREIGRRLPICNHGFHLECIDMWLNSHANCPVCRAPVVAEAVESGGLSGESEIGEEIVTEERTNCEIQRNEEQNGQFHSSSSSSSSSTDPPLMSLGASLKRMLSRNRSNGRIFPSSNGDELNV